One Chthoniobacterales bacterium DNA segment encodes these proteins:
- a CDS encoding prepilin-type N-terminal cleavage/methylation domain-containing protein, whose product MNSRRLRPPQENEGFTLIEVLVASTIFLLLAVLLASVVEGVGRVSSQASTRLEVERISREAFDLIGRDIAIASLPWSRSATNSLQFISNPDGLAGELCQPHSIFWQAPLAHGGAATNGNLAIVGYCVLSDLQANGSQSRFQLRRVFISPEVAGASSNYLIYDKPNEWITPTIVREFAPQSAQTDKDDAYKGWIADGVLAMWVRCLDRTGNPIVLNAAGSTAGYHFDSRAGYRSDGINRYPSGYLTLPPFVEIALVCVAPTDVLRIVSLPPTGATSPSSFELETNAFADAVRQANPGVKSLRVFTRKFRIYGGY is encoded by the coding sequence ATGAATAGTCGTCGATTGCGTCCGCCACAGGAAAACGAAGGCTTCACTCTCATCGAAGTGCTGGTTGCCTCCACGATCTTCTTGTTGCTGGCCGTCCTTCTTGCCTCGGTCGTGGAAGGCGTCGGACGGGTTTCGTCCCAAGCCTCCACGCGCCTTGAGGTGGAGCGTATCAGCCGGGAGGCGTTCGATCTCATCGGAAGAGACATCGCGATTGCGTCCCTGCCCTGGTCGAGGAGCGCGACCAACAGCTTGCAGTTCATTTCAAATCCGGACGGGCTGGCAGGAGAGCTTTGCCAACCCCATTCAATCTTCTGGCAAGCTCCGCTGGCGCACGGCGGTGCGGCCACGAACGGCAATCTGGCGATTGTGGGATATTGCGTGCTGAGCGACTTGCAAGCCAACGGCTCTCAATCCCGCTTTCAACTCCGGCGCGTCTTCATTTCCCCGGAAGTGGCGGGTGCTTCTAGCAATTACCTCATCTACGACAAGCCGAATGAGTGGATTACGCCGACCATCGTGCGCGAGTTCGCCCCGCAAAGCGCGCAGACAGACAAGGACGACGCCTACAAGGGATGGATTGCCGATGGCGTGCTGGCGATGTGGGTGCGGTGCTTGGATCGCACTGGGAACCCCATCGTCCTCAATGCGGCTGGAAGCACTGCGGGCTATCATTTCGATTCGCGCGCCGGATACCGGTCGGACGGCATCAATCGCTACCCGTCCGGCTATCTCACACTGCCTCCGTTTGTCGAGATCGCGCTGGTCTGCGTGGCTCCCACCGACGTGCTGCGCATTGTGAGTCTGCCACCGACTGGCGCGACTTCCCCATCGAGCTTTGAGCTAGAGACCAATGCTTTTGCAGACGCGGTGCGGCAGGCCAATCCCGGGGTCAAAAGCCTTCGGGTCTTCACTCGGAAGTTCCGCATTTACGGAGGATATTGA
- a CDS encoding prepilin-type N-terminal cleavage/methylation domain-containing protein, with protein MTDSKSNPRCGFSLVELLAVMAVISILGSLTVAGLGSFPARNVSKAVSVLNSVAVLARQEAMSKGTPVALIVLTGTAHDVESLGQAVLLVSLTRQAGSAVQLKAVTPWMRLPVDALMEPYKRDGDATFYIAGTGSLPAGALPAKLNGGYVDAGYSYIVFQPDAAVDAAGIGPALTFQRRHPANSRIDYTMLVQENSGRTKVISE; from the coding sequence ATGACTGATTCGAAATCCAATCCCCGGTGCGGGTTTTCCCTCGTTGAACTTCTGGCTGTGATGGCTGTGATCTCCATTCTGGGTTCCCTGACTGTGGCGGGCCTAGGCAGCTTTCCAGCTCGAAATGTTTCGAAGGCCGTCAGCGTCCTCAACAGTGTCGCTGTCCTCGCGCGCCAGGAAGCCATGAGTAAGGGAACGCCTGTCGCTCTGATCGTCCTTACTGGCACCGCACATGATGTCGAGTCATTGGGTCAGGCGGTGCTGCTGGTCTCTTTGACCCGGCAAGCGGGAAGCGCGGTACAACTTAAGGCCGTGACGCCTTGGATGCGCCTGCCAGTGGACGCTCTGATGGAGCCTTATAAGAGGGATGGCGACGCGACTTTCTATATCGCCGGCACCGGCAGCCTGCCCGCCGGTGCTTTGCCCGCGAAGCTGAACGGCGGCTATGTCGATGCCGGCTATTCATATATCGTTTTTCAGCCAGACGCCGCTGTGGACGCTGCGGGAATCGGCCCGGCCCTGACCTTCCAGCGTCGTCATCCTGCAAACTCGCGAATAGACTACACGATGCTGGTTCAGGAAAACTCGGGAAGAACGAAAGTGATTTCTGAATAG
- a CDS encoding Gfo/Idh/MocA family oxidoreductase — MEIGAAALIEIPQEARGVVSAKSLGELLADDSLDLISLCSPRRADQAEDAIRCLAAGKHVYAEKPCALNERDLDRILETASRFDRSFRETAGTAFAQPWRAMRDAIAAGKIGGVAQVFAQKSYPYHANRPDDEDIDGGLTLQAGIHAVRMIEQVSGLRLKTLSAREIQLAGFSRGGLRMAAELSGTLENGALACALVNYLNPRGTGVWGNDHLRIFGTKGMIESVDGGTSARLFAGVDLGMVVAQATPSLDYFLIYARSLLGAAEMLLPLEEEMHSLRMLLRAKQALIARPGGAHD; from the coding sequence GTGGAAATCGGAGCGGCAGCGCTTATCGAGATTCCGCAGGAAGCCCGGGGCGTCGTGAGTGCTAAGTCTCTGGGTGAGCTTCTCGCGGATGATTCGCTGGATTTGATCTCATTGTGCTCCCCCCGGCGTGCGGATCAGGCGGAGGACGCGATCCGCTGTCTGGCGGCTGGAAAGCATGTTTACGCTGAGAAGCCGTGCGCATTGAACGAGCGGGATCTTGATCGCATCCTGGAAACTGCGTCCCGATTTGATAGATCGTTTCGCGAAACGGCGGGCACGGCTTTCGCCCAGCCTTGGCGGGCCATGCGGGATGCCATTGCCGCCGGGAAAATCGGCGGAGTGGCCCAAGTCTTTGCGCAAAAATCCTATCCGTATCATGCGAACCGGCCTGACGATGAGGACATCGATGGGGGATTAACCCTTCAGGCAGGTATTCATGCGGTGCGCATGATCGAGCAGGTGTCGGGCCTCCGGTTAAAGACTTTAAGTGCCCGCGAGATCCAACTCGCAGGCTTCAGCCGGGGCGGCCTGCGGATGGCTGCGGAACTTTCCGGCACTCTGGAAAACGGTGCCCTTGCCTGTGCACTAGTGAACTACCTGAATCCCCGCGGCACGGGAGTCTGGGGGAATGATCACCTGCGAATCTTCGGCACGAAAGGTATGATTGAGTCCGTCGATGGCGGAACCTCGGCGCGCCTTTTCGCCGGAGTGGATCTCGGGATGGTAGTAGCGCAAGCCACACCTTCGCTGGACTATTTTCTCATCTACGCCAGAAGCCTGCTGGGGGCTGCGGAGATGCTACTGCCTCTGGAAGAAGAAATGCATTCTTTGCGGATGCTCCTGCGGGCAAAGCAGGCCCTAATCGCACGTCCGGGGGGTGCTCATGACTGA
- a CDS encoding autotransporter-associated beta strand repeat-containing protein, whose amino-acid sequence MKIPPPFIRVLAAVVVVLCIVNSAEAVDATWTGLGAPSNAWGTTTNWSTSPVPTSTNTATFDNAGNGNTLINTGNLVLLGIVFNTSNAAAYTLGTAPGTGSITFNSSGTPSPNITINSGVTNNQTINANLLNGGNTNFVNNSTTANLSIAGNVALTAAVAASRTINVKGAGNTSISGAVSNGASNINFILSLAKSEAGALTLSNNNSYTGTTTVSGGTLLINGDQSLATGNVSVALGAKLGGTGIIGGATTVNDGGILSPGTSPGTLTFASSLTLAGGAGTAGATAIFEGGDLVQANTTLTLNNDWNLTLASGFQDGGTMTLFTFTTAGATLDLTPDFDYSGLGFTPTVTPTLSLVGNSIVLNGISAIPEPSTWAILILGMVMMWVFRRRLQRGAR is encoded by the coding sequence ATGAAAATCCCCCCTCCATTCATTCGGGTTTTGGCAGCCGTCGTAGTGGTTCTGTGCATTGTAAATTCCGCAGAGGCTGTTGACGCCACGTGGACAGGGTTAGGCGCGCCGAGCAACGCTTGGGGCACTACAACAAACTGGTCCACCTCACCCGTGCCTACATCGACAAATACAGCGACCTTTGACAACGCAGGGAATGGTAACACTCTGATCAACACTGGAAACCTTGTCCTTCTTGGCATTGTTTTCAATACCTCAAACGCAGCAGCCTATACACTCGGCACCGCGCCGGGAACCGGATCAATCACTTTCAACAGCAGCGGCACTCCAAGTCCAAATATAACGATCAATTCCGGCGTGACGAATAATCAAACGATCAACGCCAATTTGTTAAACGGTGGTAATACTAATTTCGTCAACAACAGTACCACCGCCAACCTGAGTATCGCAGGAAACGTTGCTTTGACGGCCGCCGTGGCTGCAAGCCGCACCATCAACGTCAAAGGTGCCGGAAACACTTCGATTTCGGGTGCTGTGTCAAATGGCGCAAGCAATATTAATTTTATCCTTTCGCTCGCCAAATCGGAAGCCGGCGCTCTTACCCTTTCCAACAACAACAGTTACACGGGCACAACAACGGTCAGTGGGGGAACCCTGCTGATAAACGGCGATCAAAGCCTTGCCACGGGTAATGTGTCCGTCGCCTTAGGCGCGAAACTTGGCGGCACGGGGATTATCGGCGGCGCAACGACGGTGAACGACGGCGGTATTCTTTCCCCCGGCACAAGCCCCGGCACACTCACCTTCGCTTCCAGCCTCACTCTCGCGGGTGGAGCCGGCACGGCGGGAGCCACGGCGATCTTTGAGGGTGGCGACCTGGTGCAAGCGAATACTACGTTGACGCTGAACAATGATTGGAACCTCACCTTGGCGAGCGGATTTCAGGACGGTGGAACCATGACGTTGTTCACCTTCACGACAGCGGGAGCAACGCTTGATCTAACGCCGGACTTCGACTACTCAGGGCTGGGATTTACGCCCACTGTCACTCCCACCTTGTCGCTGGTGGGCAATTCGATCGTGCTTAACGGCATTTCTGCCATTCCTGAGCCTTCGACTTGGGCGATCTTGATTTTAGGAATGGTTATGATGTGGGTTTTCCGCCGAAGGTTGCAACGGGGAGCGCGTTAG
- a CDS encoding autotransporter-associated beta strand repeat-containing protein, with protein MIATGNILILGIVFNTGAAAYTLGTAPGTGSITFNSSGTPSPNITINSGVTNNQTINANLLNGGNTSFVNNSTTATLSIAGNVALTAAVGASRTETVRGAGNTLISGSVSNGTNVSGFTLSLIKSETGTLTLSNNNSYTGITTINGGVLEAAVLASGSSNSSIGASSNAAASLVFGAPAATLRYTGSSNVTIDRGFTLSSGAGGGATIESSGTGTLSIDNTVALAYGTSSGSAGTQTRLLTLGGTYVGANTFSKVIANNSGTSNLTSVTKAGVGTWVLSGANTFTGATTIGTSAAGAPLITSATANGGTLDSTSNNALGSTSSITVNNGGTLLLTGATTTGGTPGGISNRVNNSAGVSLGTGGATTGSIGGTIAISGASPVLEGTAISKSGVTTTNSAYATASATSVAGFGALTLTSNSTLDFGSSTIGTMVFTNFIDPSNAFKLNIIGYTNTTTNGTTISGVDGTDDRLVFNSDMSSFIAAGDFTFNGSAVGVSQIALDSGFYEVTMTAVPEPATWAGGILLLAATVWTQRRPIRGLCGALRYSRGWTPTFGVKSV; from the coding sequence GTGATTGCCACTGGAAACATTCTCATTCTTGGCATTGTTTTCAATACTGGCGCAGCAGCCTATACACTCGGCACCGCGCCGGGAACCGGATCAATCACTTTCAACAGCAGCGGCACTCCAAGTCCAAATATAACGATCAATTCTGGCGTGACGAATAATCAAACGATCAACGCCAATTTGTTAAACGGTGGTAATACTAGTTTCGTCAACAACAGCACCACCGCCACTCTGAGTATTGCAGGAAACGTCGCTTTGACGGCCGCCGTGGGTGCCAGTCGCACCGAGACCGTCAGAGGTGCCGGAAACACATTGATTTCAGGCTCTGTGTCAAACGGCACAAACGTCAGCGGTTTTACCCTTTCGCTCATCAAATCGGAAACCGGCACCCTCACCCTTTCCAACAACAACAGCTACACTGGAATAACGACCATCAACGGGGGCGTGTTAGAAGCAGCCGTTCTGGCCAGCGGCAGTAGCAACAGCAGTATTGGCGCTTCCTCCAACGCGGCTGCCAGTCTTGTTTTCGGTGCGCCCGCAGCCACTTTACGTTACACCGGGAGTTCCAATGTAACCATCGACCGGGGATTTACCCTCAGCAGTGGCGCGGGTGGCGGTGCAACGATTGAGTCATCCGGCACTGGAACACTCTCCATCGATAATACCGTGGCTTTGGCCTACGGCACCAGTTCAGGGAGTGCGGGCACCCAAACCCGACTCCTCACCTTAGGTGGCACGTACGTGGGCGCGAACACGTTTTCGAAAGTAATCGCCAACAATAGTGGCACCAGCAATCTCACCAGTGTCACCAAGGCCGGTGTAGGCACCTGGGTGCTTTCCGGGGCGAATACATTTACCGGCGCGACCACGATCGGCACGTCAGCGGCCGGAGCCCCTCTCATTACCAGTGCGACCGCGAATGGCGGCACGCTGGACTCCACTTCCAATAACGCATTGGGCAGCACTTCTTCAATTACGGTCAATAACGGCGGCACTCTGCTCCTGACCGGTGCTACAACTACAGGAGGAACGCCTGGCGGCATCTCCAATCGGGTCAACAACTCGGCGGGAGTCTCGCTGGGCACTGGTGGCGCGACTACTGGAAGCATCGGAGGCACCATCGCCATCTCTGGAGCCAGTCCTGTCCTGGAAGGAACGGCTATTTCCAAGAGCGGAGTCACCACCACAAACAGTGCTTATGCAACTGCTTCTGCAACCAGCGTCGCGGGCTTTGGCGCGTTGACCTTAACCAGCAACTCCACGCTGGACTTCGGCAGCAGCACCATCGGCACCATGGTCTTTACCAATTTCATCGATCCGAGCAACGCCTTCAAGCTGAACATCATCGGCTACACCAACACCACCACGAACGGCACTACGATCAGCGGCGTGGATGGGACCGATGATCGCCTGGTATTCAATTCCGATATGTCGTCATTCATTGCCGCTGGTGACTTCACCTTCAATGGCTCGGCCGTTGGAGTTAGCCAGATTGCTTTGGATTCCGGCTTCTACGAAGTGACAATGACGGCGGTGCCCGAGCCTGCTACTTGGGCAGGCGGTATTCTTCTACTCGCAGCGACGGTTTGGACGCAGCGGCGACCGATTCGCGGATTATGTGGTGCTCTCCGCTATTCCAGAGGTTGGACGCCGACCTTTGGTGTCAAAAGTGTATGA
- a CDS encoding GDSL-type esterase/lipase family protein translates to MKTTPFRAVAFLLVVLAPRLFAESALKANDRVVFIGDSITAQGAKAAKGWAPLIRETLGKTGKKCDFISLGGGGQTLESWQNVELKSRTEPLILDVPNVDVKETLDRGAEVIVVMLGMNNVLSPRLTEKPEALDKWAENYRNFIRDLRARAHPRVFAIATPTLCTENENSTKNRVMRLLIERIQAIAKSENCLVLPTHEAMNRMLNEGRRRDPEFSVTVDLVHPNQAGHVSIAAGMLEGLGESKAAQLLLAEWIPKFWNDKQETLSWWVEEQAASGSGETATFRISYEHQIPGGSSAGASLEPPDGWKIVTAEKSAATGFFVVEGTPDRLTNRFALKAGSLSRTVSIPAPWIVGVGNAGGNGWKGIEFNPKGGALPVDDAFSRGEGFGALQEVIPGHPILWKRYFAATGYAGGPAEGALDISAVSFFQTNDVCYGARWIYSDRQRSVSLRVVSLGISGKNHLTAWMNGHEISSGMIAVAPVMVKTELEKGWNRLVFKSNHRQWRWQFALDIVPQQGDVLEDLRIRIHPPE, encoded by the coding sequence ATGAAAACAACCCCCTTCCGTGCCGTCGCCTTTTTGCTAGTTGTTCTGGCTCCACGTCTTTTTGCGGAATCCGCGCTGAAGGCCAATGACCGCGTCGTTTTTATCGGAGACAGCATCACCGCTCAGGGTGCGAAGGCGGCAAAAGGCTGGGCGCCCTTAATCCGGGAAACGCTCGGGAAGACAGGAAAGAAGTGTGATTTTATCTCACTCGGCGGTGGCGGGCAGACGCTGGAATCCTGGCAAAACGTAGAACTCAAGAGTCGCACGGAGCCGTTAATTCTGGATGTTCCGAATGTAGATGTGAAAGAGACTCTGGACCGGGGGGCGGAAGTGATCGTCGTCATGCTGGGCATGAATAACGTGCTGTCACCGCGCCTCACCGAAAAACCGGAAGCACTCGATAAATGGGCCGAGAATTACCGAAATTTCATCCGCGACTTGCGGGCGCGGGCGCATCCGAGAGTTTTCGCCATTGCCACGCCGACCCTTTGCACCGAAAACGAAAATTCGACCAAGAACCGGGTAATGCGGTTGTTGATCGAACGAATTCAGGCCATCGCGAAGTCGGAGAATTGTTTGGTTCTGCCAACACACGAAGCCATGAACCGAATGCTGAACGAAGGCCGGCGGCGCGACCCGGAATTTTCCGTGACGGTCGACCTCGTCCATCCCAATCAGGCTGGACATGTTTCCATCGCCGCTGGAATGCTGGAAGGACTCGGGGAAAGCAAGGCGGCGCAACTGCTGCTGGCCGAGTGGATTCCGAAATTCTGGAACGACAAGCAGGAAACGCTCTCTTGGTGGGTCGAAGAGCAGGCCGCCTCTGGCTCGGGTGAGACCGCGACTTTCCGAATCTCCTATGAACATCAAATTCCCGGCGGCAGCAGTGCCGGGGCCTCCTTGGAGCCGCCCGACGGCTGGAAGATCGTCACCGCAGAGAAATCCGCGGCCACTGGCTTTTTCGTTGTGGAAGGAACTCCCGACCGCCTGACGAACCGGTTTGCACTTAAGGCGGGGTCCCTCTCGCGCACGGTGAGCATCCCGGCACCCTGGATCGTGGGCGTCGGCAATGCGGGAGGAAACGGCTGGAAGGGAATCGAATTCAATCCCAAGGGGGGAGCTCTGCCGGTGGATGACGCCTTCTCGCGCGGCGAAGGATTCGGCGCCCTCCAAGAGGTTATCCCTGGCCATCCGATTCTCTGGAAGCGGTATTTTGCCGCCACGGGTTACGCTGGCGGCCCTGCCGAGGGGGCGTTGGATATCTCGGCGGTCTCATTCTTCCAGACGAACGATGTTTGTTACGGCGCGCGCTGGATTTACAGCGACCGTCAACGTTCGGTCTCGTTGCGCGTGGTATCGCTGGGGATTTCCGGAAAAAATCATCTCACCGCCTGGATGAACGGACACGAAATTAGCTCCGGCATGATCGCAGTAGCGCCTGTCATGGTGAAAACAGAGCTTGAGAAAGGATGGAACCGCCTTGTTTTCAAAAGCAATCACAGGCAATGGCGCTGGCAATTCGCCTTGGATATCGTCCCTCAACAAGGCGACGTTCTCGAGGATTTGCGCATTCGCATCCACCCTCCCGAATAG
- a CDS encoding acetylxylan esterase, translated as MVLAGGKMNSLWLIAMTVNLFGPYQAAPSPPRSRDVVFFAPESDTFLFPGPPSPRIICRTFQRALSLEWSVSRNRVDIPFLSGSAKIRFDNSFEITIPGDKLEPGFFDLRVAVKLNEHETLPAATTFGWRETETKVHPLLPADFLAFWSAARKHLEAIPPDPQVTFERVLRGDELGRYNVTSARMPENYDPEGERVSEVEVYKVRFASYGGKTIEGWFAKPPGPGPFPTLLVLPGAGNVARAIPIEHARHGFAALDVQIHGFPVDATEYPPVPDDMGAKHPEEKAHFGLYLHALQAARALKLLPAVDRSRLAVLGGSQGGRLTLIVAAFDSDFRAAIPAITHFAYLPWLRDTDRLNAAKLPGDGPFVGNADPSPSLRIEGYFDVLNFAPLVRCPVLMNAGLIDRVSPPTGIYAVYRALGGEKQIIPLPNTAHDWSPAFDRYAWRWLEATLNPRK; from the coding sequence GTGGTCCTGGCTGGAGGAAAGATGAATAGTCTTTGGTTGATCGCGATGACCGTCAATCTCTTCGGCCCTTATCAGGCGGCGCCCTCTCCACCGCGCTCGCGGGACGTGGTTTTTTTCGCTCCAGAGAGCGACACCTTCCTCTTTCCCGGGCCGCCTTCCCCTCGCATCATCTGCCGCACGTTTCAACGCGCGCTCAGCCTGGAATGGAGCGTGTCGCGGAACCGTGTGGACATACCTTTTCTTTCCGGCTCGGCGAAGATTCGTTTCGACAACAGCTTCGAGATCACGATTCCCGGGGATAAACTCGAACCTGGTTTCTTCGATTTGCGGGTTGCGGTCAAACTTAACGAGCATGAGACGCTGCCGGCGGCGACCACATTTGGGTGGCGTGAGACGGAGACCAAAGTCCATCCGCTTCTGCCCGCAGATTTTCTGGCATTCTGGAGCGCCGCTCGCAAGCATCTCGAAGCGATCCCGCCCGACCCGCAAGTAACGTTCGAGCGCGTGTTACGAGGCGATGAACTTGGCAGGTATAACGTCACGTCGGCCCGCATGCCGGAGAACTACGATCCGGAAGGCGAGCGAGTGAGCGAGGTGGAGGTTTACAAAGTCCGCTTTGCATCATACGGCGGCAAAACAATCGAAGGCTGGTTCGCAAAACCTCCCGGGCCCGGACCGTTCCCGACTTTGCTCGTGTTGCCCGGCGCGGGCAACGTCGCACGTGCAATACCAATCGAACACGCGAGACACGGATTCGCGGCCTTGGACGTCCAGATTCATGGTTTTCCGGTCGATGCGACCGAATACCCTCCTGTTCCCGACGACATGGGGGCGAAACATCCAGAGGAAAAAGCTCACTTTGGCCTTTATTTGCACGCTCTCCAGGCGGCGAGAGCCCTGAAGCTATTGCCAGCAGTGGATCGAAGCAGGCTTGCGGTCCTTGGAGGAAGTCAGGGAGGGCGTTTGACTCTGATTGTGGCAGCCTTTGATTCGGATTTTCGAGCTGCCATTCCCGCCATCACCCATTTTGCCTATCTCCCTTGGTTGCGGGACACGGATCGACTCAACGCGGCGAAATTGCCGGGTGACGGTCCTTTTGTCGGCAACGCCGATCCATCGCCGAGCTTGCGCATTGAAGGCTATTTCGATGTGCTCAACTTCGCTCCGCTTGTTCGTTGCCCGGTTCTGATGAACGCAGGCTTGATCGACCGTGTTTCCCCGCCGACCGGCATCTACGCCGTTTACCGGGCGCTTGGTGGGGAGAAGCAGATTATCCCGCTGCCGAACACCGCTCACGACTGGTCCCCGGCTTTCGACCGTTACGCATGGCGATGGCTCGAGGCAACACTAAATCCCCGCAAATAA